From a single Cyclobacterium marinum DSM 745 genomic region:
- a CDS encoding glycoside hydrolase family 3 N-terminal domain-containing protein, whose amino-acid sequence MANFIVNTESFDVGRHLYPSLIDLAKKGLLTLILLSFNFVSLFAQQDPPFLAEKYEHWADSVLATLSQEERIAQLIMIPAYSNKDKVHVDSIAGLVRDYGVGGIIFFQGGPVRQAQMINKFQKLSKVPLMISLDGEWGLKMRLDSTVRFPYQMALGGITDESLIYEMGAEVARQAKRAGINVNFAPVVDVNNNANNPVIGFRAFGEEKENVTNKSLAYMKGMQDNGILASAKHFPGHGDTNVDSHYGLPVLHFSKKRLKELELYPFQQLMDQGLGSVMVAHMEIPVLDSAINSPSSLSKPIVTDLLKDEMGYKGLIFTDALNMQAVAKYYPPGKVDAKALLAGNDMLLNTMNVPAAIAEIKAALARGEISQEEIDRRVLKVLKAKAWLGLDQWTPVETDHLIADLNNSSAIFLAERLTKASLTLLKNDENVLPVKGLENTKIASLSIGANQRTEFQHRLERYSPMDHFVFPKDGNVNDIIALKENLASHQLILVGIHGLGIREGNNNFGISPEMVTLLRTLMDSHTVIVSVFGNVYSLGKIRGLENAAGVIAAYQETSLTQDLTAQMIFGGIGAQGKLPVTINSFFKRGDGLKLEGGIRMAYTSPEGVGLSTEDLTGIDSIMQQAIKGKAIPGGQLLVAKSGKVFYHKAFGYHTYDSLKVVKLDDLYDLASVTKISTSLAAFMHLKGLGKFDENITLGHYLPAAKGTNKENLKYKDILTHQARLRSWIPFWMSTVKKNGNFKWFTMKKDSSKRFPIKVADSLYIHRNYARKIYKEIFSSPLNAEPGYVYSDLSFILAPKVVEEITGESFYNYLEDNLYKPLGAGTLTFNPYLNFELDRIVPTEYDSAFRKQLLHGMVHDEGAAMLGGVSGHAGLFGTANDVAKLMHLYLYDGLYAEEQLIASGVVHEYGKCVYCEKGNYRGMGFDRPNKPGDPNGNAAPSVSEKSFGHSGFTGTYTWIDPENEIVYVFLSNRVHPTRENRNIYKLNVRTNILEEVYKAMEKANNR is encoded by the coding sequence ATGGCCAATTTTATTGTGAATACCGAAAGTTTTGATGTCGGGAGACATCTTTACCCGTCTCTAATAGATTTAGCAAAAAAAGGATTGCTTACATTGATTTTGCTTTCCTTTAATTTTGTCTCGCTTTTTGCACAACAAGATCCCCCTTTTTTAGCAGAAAAATATGAGCATTGGGCAGATTCAGTTTTGGCTACCTTAAGTCAAGAAGAACGTATTGCCCAACTAATTATGATTCCTGCCTATTCCAATAAGGACAAGGTACATGTGGATTCAATTGCAGGTTTGGTAAGGGATTATGGTGTTGGAGGAATTATCTTTTTTCAAGGTGGGCCTGTTCGGCAAGCACAAATGATCAATAAATTTCAAAAACTTTCCAAGGTGCCATTAATGATAAGTCTGGATGGTGAATGGGGACTTAAAATGCGTTTGGACAGTACGGTTCGATTTCCTTATCAAATGGCTTTGGGAGGAATAACAGACGAAAGCCTGATTTATGAAATGGGGGCAGAAGTGGCCCGTCAAGCAAAAAGAGCCGGCATCAATGTTAATTTTGCCCCGGTTGTGGATGTCAACAACAATGCAAACAATCCCGTAATTGGCTTTCGTGCCTTTGGAGAGGAAAAGGAAAATGTGACCAACAAATCCTTAGCCTATATGAAAGGCATGCAAGACAATGGTATTTTGGCTTCGGCCAAGCATTTTCCAGGGCACGGAGATACAAATGTAGATTCGCATTATGGACTTCCTGTGCTCCATTTCTCAAAAAAGCGACTAAAAGAATTGGAGTTGTATCCTTTTCAGCAATTAATGGATCAGGGATTGGGCAGTGTAATGGTTGCTCATATGGAAATTCCCGTACTTGATAGCGCAATAAACAGCCCCTCTAGTCTTTCCAAACCTATTGTTACAGACTTATTGAAAGATGAGATGGGCTACAAAGGGTTGATTTTTACAGATGCTTTAAATATGCAGGCCGTAGCAAAATATTACCCTCCGGGAAAGGTAGATGCCAAAGCCCTTTTGGCAGGGAATGACATGCTATTGAATACCATGAATGTGCCTGCTGCCATTGCAGAAATCAAAGCTGCCTTAGCAAGAGGAGAAATTAGCCAAGAGGAAATTGATAGAAGGGTATTAAAGGTATTGAAAGCTAAAGCTTGGCTGGGACTCGACCAATGGACACCTGTAGAAACCGATCATTTGATTGCTGATTTGAACAATTCTTCAGCCATTTTTTTAGCGGAGCGTTTGACAAAAGCCTCCCTTACATTGCTTAAGAATGATGAAAATGTATTGCCGGTAAAAGGACTAGAAAACACGAAAATTGCAAGTTTATCCATTGGTGCCAATCAACGAACTGAATTTCAGCACAGACTTGAAAGGTACAGTCCCATGGATCATTTCGTATTTCCTAAAGATGGGAATGTGAATGACATCATTGCCTTAAAAGAAAACCTTGCTAGTCATCAATTGATATTGGTAGGTATTCATGGACTTGGAATTAGGGAAGGAAATAACAATTTTGGAATTAGTCCTGAAATGGTGACTTTATTGAGAACCCTTATGGATAGCCATACCGTAATTGTAAGTGTTTTTGGTAATGTTTATAGCCTGGGAAAAATTCGGGGATTGGAAAATGCGGCAGGGGTTATTGCGGCCTACCAAGAAACCTCCCTTACCCAAGATCTAACGGCTCAAATGATATTTGGAGGAATAGGTGCTCAAGGGAAATTGCCTGTTACCATCAATTCATTTTTTAAGCGCGGTGATGGATTAAAGTTGGAAGGAGGCATTCGGATGGCTTACACATCACCTGAGGGAGTTGGTTTGTCTACAGAGGATCTGACCGGAATCGATTCGATCATGCAACAAGCCATAAAAGGAAAGGCCATACCCGGAGGTCAGCTCCTTGTGGCCAAAAGTGGTAAAGTATTTTATCACAAAGCATTTGGCTACCATACCTATGACTCCTTAAAAGTGGTGAAGCTGGATGATTTATATGACCTTGCCTCGGTGACCAAAATTAGTACCTCTTTGGCAGCATTTATGCACTTGAAAGGTCTGGGTAAGTTTGATGAAAACATAACCCTAGGGCATTATTTGCCTGCAGCAAAGGGAACCAATAAGGAGAATTTGAAATACAAAGATATATTGACGCATCAGGCTAGGTTGCGTTCATGGATCCCCTTTTGGATGTCCACAGTCAAGAAAAATGGGAATTTCAAATGGTTTACCATGAAGAAGGATTCTTCAAAGAGGTTTCCCATTAAGGTTGCCGATAGCTTGTACATCCACCGCAATTATGCGCGAAAAATCTACAAAGAAATATTCTCTTCACCTTTAAATGCTGAACCGGGATATGTTTATAGTGATTTGTCATTTATTCTAGCCCCAAAGGTAGTGGAAGAGATCACCGGTGAATCATTTTATAATTATTTAGAAGATAACCTTTACAAGCCCTTAGGTGCAGGGACGCTTACTTTTAATCCTTATTTAAATTTTGAGTTGGATCGGATCGTCCCTACAGAGTATGATTCTGCTTTCAGGAAGCAACTTTTACATGGAATGGTCCATGATGAAGGTGCAGCAATGCTCGGGGGGGTGAGTGGACATGCCGGCTTGTTTGGCACAGCCAACGATGTGGCCAAGCTGATGCACTTGTACCTTTATGACGGTTTGTACGCGGAGGAACAGTTAATTGCTTCAGGTGTGGTTCATGAATATGGCAAATGTGTGTATTGTGAAAAAGGGAATTACAGAGGCATGGGCTTTGACCGTCCCAATAAACCAGGCGATCCAAATGGAAATGCAGCGCCTAGTGTTTCGGAAAAAAGTTTTGGGCATTCCGGCTTTACCGGCACCTATACATGGATAGATCCGGAAAATGAAATCGTATACGTATTTCTTTCCAACAGGGTCCACCCAACAAGGGAAAATCGAAATATTTATAAATTAAATGTGCGTACAAATATATTAGAAGAAGTCTATAAGGCGATGGAAAAAGCAAACAATAGATAG
- a CDS encoding thiamine-binding protein: MKNINLGIQIVPKSKNQDSYQLVDKAIAVIAASGVKYEVTPFETVMEGPEEKLMAIAKAAQEAVLSAGAEEILVYYRMQIRADKDVSMDEKTLPHKH; encoded by the coding sequence ATGAAAAATATAAATCTTGGTATACAAATAGTCCCTAAAAGCAAAAACCAGGACAGCTACCAATTGGTAGACAAAGCCATTGCTGTCATTGCTGCCTCAGGAGTGAAATATGAGGTTACGCCTTTTGAAACTGTGATGGAGGGACCGGAAGAAAAATTAATGGCTATAGCCAAAGCTGCGCAAGAGGCAGTTTTGAGCGCTGGTGCCGAAGAAATCCTGGTATATTACCGCATGCAAATCCGCGCTGATAAAGATGTTAGCATGGATGAAAAAACCTTACCACATAAACATTAA
- a CDS encoding sodium:solute symporter, with translation MSPLLVFGVIAIYFALLLLISYLTSLKSDSQTFYTGNRESPWFLVAFGMVGAALSGVTFISVPGEVGNTHWAYLQFVMGNMVGYAVIGLVLIPLFYKLNLISIYEYLKTRFGQKAYLSGATIFLISQTIGASFRLFLAATVLQLAFFDAFDIPFYASVLTTMVLIWLYTYKSGIKTIVWTDTLQTIFLLLAVVITIVVIGKHLDKSTAELLAVVGESDLSSIFVWGGNSSQNFFKMFAGGIFITIAMNGLDQNVMQKNLTCRNKKDAQKNIFWFSITFFVSNLLFLSLGVLLYHYAEINGIDLPKATDELFPYLALNHFGTLAGVVFLLGITAAAFSSADSALTALTTSFCIDIVNLPERTNIDQDKTRRWIHIGFTFLVFLTIVAFNEVNDRSVVSAVFKAAGFTYGPLLGLFAFGLSNKFTIRDKWVPYICLLSPVLSFILDWNAANWFNGFQFGFEILLVNAAITYIGLLLASKR, from the coding sequence ATGAGTCCATTGCTCGTTTTTGGTGTGATCGCCATTTATTTTGCACTTTTATTATTGATAAGTTACCTCACCTCACTCAAATCTGATAGCCAAACTTTCTATACCGGAAACAGGGAATCCCCATGGTTCTTGGTGGCCTTCGGCATGGTGGGCGCTGCCTTATCGGGAGTTACCTTTATCTCCGTGCCCGGGGAGGTAGGCAACACCCACTGGGCTTATTTACAATTTGTAATGGGAAATATGGTTGGCTATGCCGTCATTGGCTTGGTACTGATTCCTCTCTTTTATAAATTAAACCTGATATCAATCTACGAATATCTCAAAACAAGATTCGGGCAAAAAGCTTATCTATCCGGGGCTACCATCTTTCTTATCAGCCAAACAATAGGGGCCTCTTTCAGGCTATTCTTAGCAGCTACAGTTTTACAGCTTGCTTTCTTTGACGCTTTCGACATTCCATTTTACGCGTCTGTATTGACCACCATGGTGTTGATTTGGCTATATACATATAAGAGTGGCATCAAGACTATTGTATGGACAGATACCTTACAAACCATCTTTTTGCTTTTGGCGGTGGTCATAACCATTGTGGTGATAGGCAAACACCTGGACAAAAGCACAGCTGAATTATTAGCTGTGGTTGGTGAAAGCGACTTGTCCTCCATCTTTGTTTGGGGAGGCAATTCTAGTCAAAATTTCTTCAAAATGTTCGCAGGAGGTATTTTTATTACCATTGCCATGAATGGTTTGGATCAAAATGTCATGCAAAAGAACCTGACCTGTCGCAATAAAAAAGATGCCCAAAAAAACATCTTCTGGTTTTCCATCACCTTTTTTGTATCAAATCTACTCTTTCTTAGTTTGGGGGTTTTGCTTTATCATTATGCCGAAATCAATGGCATTGATCTGCCAAAGGCTACAGATGAACTGTTCCCTTACTTGGCATTAAATCACTTTGGAACCTTGGCAGGGGTTGTCTTTTTATTGGGCATTACGGCAGCCGCTTTCTCTAGTGCCGATTCAGCTTTAACAGCCTTGACCACCTCTTTTTGTATAGACATTGTCAATCTTCCTGAACGCACAAACATCGATCAGGACAAAACCAGACGATGGATTCATATCGGGTTTACTTTCTTGGTATTCTTAACCATAGTCGCTTTCAATGAGGTAAATGACAGAAGTGTAGTAAGCGCCGTATTCAAGGCAGCAGGTTTTACCTATGGGCCTTTGCTTGGTCTATTTGCCTTTGGGCTTAGCAATAAATTTACCATCAGGGACAAGTGGGTGCCCTATATCTGTCTTTTAAGTCCTGTCCTTTCTTTTATCTTGGACTGGAATGCTGCCAATTGGTTCAATGGTTTTCAGTTTGGCTTTGAAATCTTATTGGTTAACGCTGCGATTACCTATATCGGGTTGCTCCTTGCGAGTAAAAGGTAA
- a CDS encoding DUF2569 family protein, with product MKQIYIIFFMGFFVFQSHAFQENVTTSIEPSWIDPIPLSKPSIKENWPYYYLDFERQVNLSKQTVFHHYRYQVITTEGMQEMSDISIEFDPSFQKLIFHKIVIEREGISLDQLDLNKITTANTESGKERHLYDGSMTALFHLDGVQKGDVIAVSYSIVGFNPIHLGNFSSSLYHAYTIPVNHINYRIFTEYNQDIYYKNINHEQEPTIRKNGKNKIYSWSSHPESPVELDNNLPSWTIDLPITSISTQQNWEDVVQWALPLFSTKNVSSLLPNLNKEILGEKEITLNLIRYVQDEIRYLGLESGIGAYKPHSPEKVYQQKFGDCKDKSLLLVALLQKEGISAYPLLVNTSIRQNLNQFQPSNRIFDHCVVAINLDDNNYFIDPTLSLQGGDLDHTYFPDYGLGLLVKENNSELITLPKPKKSEINIQEKIYVDSVGGHAMIEIKTIYSGNKADNVRAEFENNPISSIQKEYLNFYNNLYPGIVETEKIRFYDEHRFGNNEVLVEENYKIENFWLENEEENYIYSRVYPLVLESLVNYPNATARNSHYNLGSPFSFKQETQVLLPEPWHVEDSKNEIEGSSYKYTNQIQGYGERIAVQYSYDLYNDFIEGEKVAEFLSAHENIKNDLMFNLTYSSFVASEKKSMLAVFVVLFLLIIGTFYSVKIYKTYDPLPWEYAENKNIGGWLVLPAIGIILTPIQITMNFFSVGYLDEAIWLQAINLELTESLAFELIFNILLIVFSVLLIILFYTRRTSTPKLMILFYVVNLAAILIDTVMTEDNISLENRALIQAFVGAAIWIPYFFFSERVKSTFCKTRRNIEPESKETLPPAPTEVT from the coding sequence ATGAAGCAGATTTATATTATTTTTTTTATGGGGTTCTTTGTCTTCCAATCCCATGCATTTCAAGAGAATGTCACTACATCTATAGAACCAAGCTGGATTGATCCTATACCTTTATCCAAACCTTCTATTAAAGAAAATTGGCCCTATTATTATTTAGATTTTGAAAGACAAGTAAATCTAAGTAAGCAGACAGTATTCCACCATTACAGGTATCAAGTAATCACTACTGAAGGGATGCAGGAAATGTCAGATATTTCTATTGAATTTGACCCTAGCTTTCAAAAATTAATTTTTCATAAAATCGTAATAGAAAGGGAAGGCATATCTTTAGATCAATTAGACTTAAACAAAATCACCACTGCAAATACTGAGTCAGGCAAAGAAAGGCATTTGTACGATGGAAGTATGACTGCTCTTTTTCATTTGGATGGGGTGCAAAAAGGTGATGTAATTGCTGTAAGTTATTCTATTGTGGGTTTTAACCCCATACACCTTGGGAATTTCTCTTCAAGCTTGTACCATGCCTATACCATCCCTGTAAACCATATTAATTACCGAATTTTTACCGAGTACAATCAAGATATTTATTATAAAAATATCAACCACGAACAAGAGCCAACCATCCGGAAGAATGGGAAAAACAAAATTTATAGTTGGTCCAGCCATCCTGAAAGCCCCGTAGAATTGGATAATAATCTTCCTTCCTGGACCATAGATTTGCCCATAACCTCCATATCCACCCAGCAAAATTGGGAGGATGTAGTGCAATGGGCTTTACCATTATTTTCGACAAAAAATGTGAGTTCCCTGTTGCCCAACCTTAACAAAGAAATACTTGGAGAAAAGGAAATTACCCTGAATTTGATTAGATACGTGCAGGATGAAATACGTTACCTAGGGTTAGAATCCGGGATAGGCGCTTATAAACCTCATTCTCCTGAAAAAGTTTACCAACAGAAATTCGGGGATTGCAAAGATAAATCTCTATTGTTGGTAGCATTGTTACAAAAAGAAGGGATTTCAGCCTACCCTTTATTGGTCAACACATCCATTAGGCAAAACCTAAATCAATTTCAACCTTCTAATAGAATTTTTGACCATTGTGTGGTTGCAATCAATTTGGATGATAACAATTATTTTATTGACCCTACCCTCTCTTTGCAAGGAGGGGATCTTGACCACACCTACTTTCCGGATTATGGATTGGGCTTACTGGTAAAAGAAAACAATTCAGAATTAATAACGCTTCCAAAACCAAAAAAATCTGAGATTAATATTCAGGAGAAAATTTATGTGGACAGCGTTGGAGGGCATGCCATGATTGAAATCAAAACCATTTATAGTGGAAATAAAGCGGATAACGTTCGAGCAGAATTTGAAAACAATCCCATTTCATCCATCCAAAAAGAATACCTGAATTTTTACAACAATTTATATCCGGGAATAGTAGAAACGGAGAAGATACGGTTTTACGATGAACATCGCTTCGGTAATAATGAAGTGCTTGTTGAAGAAAATTATAAGATCGAAAATTTTTGGTTAGAGAATGAGGAGGAAAACTACATTTATTCAAGAGTATATCCCTTAGTTCTGGAATCGTTGGTCAATTATCCAAATGCAACAGCCCGAAACAGCCATTACAATTTGGGAAGCCCATTTTCTTTTAAGCAAGAAACACAGGTTTTACTTCCCGAACCTTGGCATGTAGAAGATTCCAAAAACGAAATAGAAGGTTCCTCCTATAAATATACCAATCAAATACAGGGATATGGTGAACGAATAGCTGTTCAATACTCCTATGATTTATACAATGATTTCATTGAAGGAGAAAAAGTTGCTGAATTTCTATCTGCCCATGAAAACATCAAAAATGATTTAATGTTTAACCTTACCTACTCCTCTTTTGTTGCTTCAGAAAAAAAGAGCATGTTGGCAGTATTTGTTGTTCTATTCCTACTCATTATCGGGACTTTTTATAGTGTTAAAATTTATAAAACTTATGACCCACTACCTTGGGAATATGCTGAAAACAAGAATATTGGTGGATGGTTGGTTCTTCCTGCCATAGGTATAATACTTACCCCCATTCAAATTACAATGAATTTTTTCTCCGTGGGATATTTAGACGAGGCTATTTGGTTACAGGCCATCAATCTGGAGCTAACAGAAAGCCTTGCCTTTGAACTGATATTCAATATTTTGCTTATTGTATTTTCGGTTTTACTCATCATTCTTTTTTACACTAGAAGGACCAGTACCCCAAAGCTAATGATCCTATTTTATGTGGTTAATTTAGCAGCCATTTTGATAGATACGGTAATGACTGAGGATAACATTTCACTTGAAAACAGGGCCTTAATCCAAGCATTTGTAGGCGCAGCAATATGGATTCCTTATTTCTTTTTTTCAGAAAGAGTAAAATCAACTTTTTGTAAGACGAGAAGAAATATTGAACCTGAATCTAAAGAAACTTTGCCTCCAGCCCCAACTGAGGTAACATAA
- a CDS encoding response regulator transcription factor, with translation MSEIGLTYIVDDDPLYNFGTKKIIEITAFTSQALFFLNGEEAWEDFRQRVENNEPVPDVILTDINMPLMNGWQLLDKIGEVSLDHPIKIFVISSSINKEEMDKAKKYAHVSDYIVKPLTLDKVKNLKKKILEGEY, from the coding sequence ATGAGTGAGATAGGGCTAACTTACATAGTGGATGATGATCCACTTTATAATTTTGGAACCAAAAAAATTATTGAAATAACTGCTTTTACCAGTCAGGCACTTTTTTTCTTAAATGGCGAAGAAGCGTGGGAAGACTTTCGCCAGAGGGTTGAAAACAATGAGCCCGTTCCTGATGTCATCCTTACAGATATCAATATGCCACTGATGAATGGCTGGCAATTATTAGATAAAATAGGAGAGGTTTCTTTGGATCATCCCATAAAAATCTTTGTGATTTCTTCTTCCATAAACAAAGAAGAAATGGACAAAGCCAAAAAATATGCGCATGTTAGCGATTATATTGTCAAGCCCCTCACTTTAGACAAAGTAAAAAATCTTAAGAAAAAGATATTAGAAGGTGAATATTAA
- the pth gene encoding aminoacyl-tRNA hydrolase: protein MKYLVVGLGNIGPEYELTRHNIGFLVLDRLADQKNLSWESNRLAFTCLFKHKGRQLHLIKPTTYMNLSGKAVNYWMKTLKVPKENVLVVVDDLALPFGKLRLKPKGSSAGHNGLKNIEELTGGQNYARLRFGIGDDYPKGKQIDYVLGRWSQEEIDTLPIYMDKTIEMITAFSTIGLEKTMNQYNK, encoded by the coding sequence ATGAAATACCTTGTTGTTGGACTGGGAAATATTGGCCCAGAGTATGAATTGACAAGACATAATATTGGCTTTCTGGTATTAGATAGGTTGGCCGACCAGAAAAATTTAAGCTGGGAGAGTAACCGACTAGCTTTTACCTGCTTGTTCAAACACAAAGGCCGCCAATTGCATTTAATTAAACCCACCACTTATATGAACTTGAGTGGTAAAGCAGTAAATTACTGGATGAAGACCTTGAAAGTTCCAAAAGAAAATGTCTTGGTTGTGGTAGATGACTTGGCCCTCCCTTTTGGTAAACTACGCTTGAAACCCAAAGGATCTAGTGCCGGGCACAATGGATTGAAAAATATCGAAGAGTTGACCGGGGGACAAAATTATGCCCGCCTTCGATTCGGAATTGGCGATGATTACCCAAAAGGTAAACAAATTGACTATGTATTGGGAAGGTGGTCCCAAGAAGAAATAGACACGCTGCCAATTTATATGGACAAAACGATTGAAATGATCACAGCGTTTAGCACCATAGGTTTGGAGAAAACGATGAATCAATACAATAAATAA
- a CDS encoding lipocalin family protein has translation MKNPFTILMITLCIIVSCVEDPQLSASEIGPIPVGSWSNISYNEDGIILEKVDQLRENTYGYRFLSDGTFIHRANSGFCGTPPIVTSDFEGSWTKDGDILNIQGTFWGGETVEEWQIISSDNNVLTIKVLKSELKMEE, from the coding sequence ATGAAAAATCCATTTACAATTCTGATGATAACTTTATGTATTATCGTTTCCTGTGTGGAAGATCCACAGCTTTCAGCTTCTGAAATAGGGCCAATCCCCGTAGGCTCTTGGAGCAATATTTCATACAATGAGGATGGGATTATACTGGAAAAAGTTGATCAATTGCGGGAAAACACTTATGGTTATCGCTTTCTAAGCGATGGCACTTTTATACACCGTGCCAACAGCGGATTTTGTGGCACTCCTCCTATTGTCACAAGTGATTTTGAAGGCAGCTGGACCAAAGACGGTGACATTCTAAATATTCAAGGTACTTTCTGGGGTGGAGAAACAGTAGAAGAATGGCAAATAATCTCTTCCGACAATAATGTTCTAACCATCAAAGTGCTGAAGAGTGAACTGAAGATGGAGGAGTAA
- a CDS encoding Dabb family protein codes for MKPLFSIAVILLLAVGCQPGGNVETSEELKDMKNTVSPDKPLLRHVVLFSFKEESSPSDIAKVEEAFIGLQNEIPQIVAFEWGTNNSPEGLNKGLTHCFLLTFESEEDRDAYLPHPAHKAFGDVLRPHLKDVTVIDYWAK; via the coding sequence ATGAAACCATTATTTTCAATTGCGGTAATATTATTGTTAGCTGTTGGCTGTCAGCCAGGAGGAAATGTAGAAACAAGTGAAGAATTAAAAGATATGAAAAACACTGTAAGCCCTGATAAACCACTTTTAAGACATGTGGTCCTTTTTTCTTTTAAAGAGGAATCAAGTCCATCTGATATTGCGAAAGTTGAAGAAGCATTTATTGGGCTTCAAAATGAAATTCCGCAGATAGTAGCTTTTGAATGGGGAACCAACAATAGTCCTGAAGGATTAAACAAAGGGCTGACCCACTGTTTTTTACTCACTTTTGAAAGTGAAGAAGATAGAGATGCTTATTTGCCTCATCCGGCACACAAAGCCTTTGGAGATGTGCTAAGGCCACATTTAAAAGATGTTACCGTAATCGATTATTGGGCAAAATAA
- a CDS encoding arylsulfatase has translation MHLLKNTLLLILLILSMAFQSIYAQQINNGDRPNIVFIMADDLGYGDLGVYGQELIQTPNIDALAKEGMVFSQAYAGGPVCTSSRYVLMTGLHNGHTVARDNVPHYPTYLQEEDITLAMVLKEAGYRTGGVGKWSLGDANTEGRATNKGFDTWTGYLNQDHAHYYYPSYLDHDDRKIQLTDNPILRNNYSHDILTNATLNFIRMHRKVPFFFYAAYTSPHFSAAEEDEHGLTVPSTYPYTEKDWPEAAKKYAAMIYRLDKDVGKIVKLLNELGIRENTLIIFTSDNGGHSNVWDKFRTNGKLKGHKRDLYEGGIRVPFIASWPGIIPASRKSDALIGFQDMLPTFAEIAKAPVNIKIDGISVVEALKGNNLTENNRVFYWDFGHARERYDQAVRMGKWKGIRRGQGQPIEVYNLADDFSEQHNLADENPELVKKMDNLMESMVIPSPRYSVGEIYSGGPIWKKDW, from the coding sequence ATGCATTTACTGAAGAACACCCTATTGTTAATACTCTTGATTTTATCAATGGCCTTTCAATCCATATATGCACAGCAAATCAACAATGGGGATAGGCCAAACATTGTTTTTATTATGGCAGATGATTTGGGCTATGGTGATTTAGGCGTTTATGGTCAAGAATTGATCCAAACACCAAATATAGATGCCTTAGCTAAGGAAGGTATGGTATTTAGTCAAGCCTATGCCGGGGGACCGGTATGTACCTCCTCCAGATATGTACTGATGACCGGCTTGCACAACGGGCATACAGTAGCCAGAGACAATGTGCCACATTATCCAACTTATCTTCAGGAAGAAGATATTACCCTAGCCATGGTCTTAAAAGAAGCCGGCTACCGTACAGGAGGCGTAGGGAAATGGTCATTAGGAGATGCCAATACGGAAGGTCGAGCCACCAATAAAGGCTTTGATACTTGGACAGGTTATTTAAATCAGGACCATGCTCATTATTATTATCCCAGTTACTTAGATCATGATGATAGAAAAATTCAATTAACAGATAACCCCATTTTAAGAAACAATTACAGTCATGACATTCTCACCAATGCAACTTTAAACTTCATCCGCATGCATAGAAAGGTTCCCTTCTTTTTTTATGCCGCTTACACCAGCCCCCATTTTTCTGCAGCAGAAGAAGATGAGCATGGGTTGACAGTTCCTTCCACCTACCCCTATACTGAAAAAGATTGGCCTGAAGCTGCCAAAAAATATGCGGCCATGATTTATCGGTTAGACAAGGATGTGGGAAAAATTGTAAAACTTCTAAATGAGCTTGGGATTAGAGAAAATACCTTAATTATTTTTACTTCAGACAATGGTGGACACAGCAATGTTTGGGATAAATTCAGGACGAATGGCAAGCTCAAAGGTCATAAGCGGGATTTATACGAAGGAGGGATTAGAGTTCCTTTTATTGCAAGCTGGCCCGGGATCATCCCCGCCAGTAGGAAATCAGATGCGCTGATAGGCTTTCAGGATATGTTGCCCACCTTTGCCGAAATAGCCAAGGCCCCTGTAAATATAAAAATTGATGGCATCTCTGTGGTGGAAGCTTTGAAAGGGAATAACCTTACTGAAAATAACCGTGTGTTTTATTGGGATTTTGGTCATGCCAGAGAGCGATATGATCAGGCAGTGCGGATGGGTAAATGGAAAGGAATCAGAAGAGGGCAGGGACAACCGATTGAAGTATACAACCTTGCTGATGATTTTTCTGAACAACATAACCTGGCGGATGAAAATCCGGAGTTGGTAAAGAAAATGGACAATTTAATGGAAAGCATGGTGATTCCTTCTCCCAGGTATTCAGTCGGGGAAATATATTCAGGAGGTCCCATTTGGAAAAAAGACTGGTAA